Proteins encoded within one genomic window of Hahella chejuensis KCTC 2396:
- a CDS encoding NAD(P)-dependent oxidoreductase gives MNIVFHSGAFDLQEWRRVAQTISPEFQLQAPEDVAIEEIDVLLIWRPTLTDWTQARNLKLVIGLGAGIDGLIRQLRLPPNTPVERMRDAGMRQAMSEYATYAVLHFQRNFDQFRQAQQENNWLTHSPYRANRETRVGVLGLGSLGGAVAQRLHNLGYPTSGWSRSPKTLSGVAAYAGEDRLNEFLGQCDILINMLPHNAATEGFLNQDRLSQLPPGAALICVSRGAVTDENALLEHLDSGHLRGAMMDVFQQEPLPADHPLWSHPKVWVTPHQSAPTQVEPALREVMDILRDRTLA, from the coding sequence ATGAACATCGTATTTCACAGCGGCGCGTTCGACCTGCAGGAATGGCGGCGAGTCGCGCAAACCATCAGCCCGGAATTCCAGCTGCAGGCGCCGGAAGACGTCGCTATCGAAGAGATCGATGTTCTGCTTATCTGGCGCCCCACCCTGACGGACTGGACGCAGGCGCGTAACCTGAAGCTGGTGATCGGTCTGGGGGCAGGCATTGACGGCCTGATTCGACAATTGCGCCTGCCGCCGAATACGCCAGTGGAACGCATGCGGGACGCCGGTATGAGGCAGGCGATGTCCGAATACGCCACTTACGCCGTGCTGCATTTTCAGCGCAATTTCGATCAGTTTCGTCAGGCTCAGCAGGAAAACAACTGGCTGACGCACAGCCCTTATCGCGCCAATCGGGAGACCCGCGTCGGCGTACTGGGACTGGGCAGTCTGGGCGGCGCGGTCGCGCAACGTCTGCATAACCTGGGTTACCCGACGTCAGGTTGGTCGCGCAGTCCTAAAACCCTGTCCGGGGTGGCCGCTTACGCCGGCGAAGACAGATTGAATGAGTTTCTAGGGCAATGCGACATTCTTATCAACATGCTGCCTCATAACGCGGCGACGGAAGGCTTCCTGAACCAGGACCGTCTCTCCCAACTGCCTCCGGGCGCAGCCCTGATTTGCGTTTCCCGCGGCGCGGTCACGGACGAAAACGCCCTTCTGGAACACCTGGACAGCGGCCATTTACGCGGCGCCATGATGGATGTATTCCAACAGGAGCCCTTGCCCGCCGACCATCCGCTATGGAGCCACCCCAAAGTGTGGGTGACGCCCCATCAAAGCGCGCCTACCCAAGTCGAACCGGCTTTGCGGGAGGTTATGGATATATTGAGGGATCGGACCCTCGCCTGA
- a CDS encoding VOC family protein, translating to MRPFHLAFPVTNLDAARAFYVDRFGCAIGRTSERWIDFDFFGHQITAHLVESPQEDAGRNAVDGDSIRVPHFGVILDKSEWEKVRDRITERCDTFLLAPKIRFVGEPGEQGTFFVSDPSGNVLEFKYFNSDADIFRT from the coding sequence ATGCGGCCGTTTCATCTGGCCTTTCCCGTGACGAATCTGGACGCCGCCCGCGCTTTTTACGTGGACCGCTTCGGCTGCGCCATCGGTCGCACCTCGGAGCGCTGGATCGATTTTGACTTCTTCGGCCACCAGATCACCGCCCATTTGGTGGAAAGCCCCCAGGAAGACGCCGGTCGCAACGCCGTTGACGGCGATAGCATTCGCGTCCCTCACTTCGGCGTTATTCTGGATAAAAGCGAATGGGAAAAAGTGCGCGATCGCATCACCGAGCGCTGCGACACCTTCCTGCTGGCGCCGAAAATCCGCTTCGTGGGCGAACCGGGAGAGCAAGGCACGTTTTTCGTCAGCGATCCTTCCGGCAACGTCCTGGAGTTCAAATACTTCAACAGCGACGCTGATATTTTCAGAACCTGA